A genomic region of Miscanthus floridulus cultivar M001 chromosome 3, ASM1932011v1, whole genome shotgun sequence contains the following coding sequences:
- the LOC136542126 gene encoding uncharacterized protein isoform X2 encodes MKFRQYCPRECPRQYNSLIILNRRNRRTRREPITVVDLEVEASREGNKRQRVVPVGHHLSPDWGAGSSLQSNAVQTGKEPAKEVPKEPFFTCPICWNKMEEPSTTTCGHVFCDTCIKQAIKIQKKCPTCRKGLKMNSAHRIYLPKASS; translated from the exons ATGAAGTTCAGGCAGTATTGCCCTCGCGAGTGCCCCCGCCAGTATAATTCTCTCATTATCTTGAAT AGGAGGAACAGGAGAACCAGGAGGGAACCTATAACAGTGGTTGACTTGGAGGTTGAAGCTAGCCGGGAAG GGAACAAACGCCAGAGGGTTGTACCAGTAGGACATCACCTCTCTCCAGATTGGGGAGCAGGGTCCAGCTTGCAG TCAAATGCCGTACAAACCGGCAAAGAGCCTGCCAAGGAGGTTCCCAAGGAACCATTTTTTACCTGCCCAATATGTTGGAATAAGATGGAGGAGCCTTCCACAACGACTTGTGGCCATGTCTTCTGCGACACGTGCATCAAGCAGGCCATCAAGATTCAGAAGAAATGCCCTACTTGCAGGAAGGGGCTGAAAATGAATAGCGCTCATCGTATTTACCTTCCGAAGGCTTCTAGTTAA
- the LOC136542126 gene encoding uncharacterized protein isoform X1 translates to MGLGWSASWTRLKWALLCSATPLARDANNHISHRRVDPIERKQRSLLTPQVWSRFRVPPLPSSNERTPFDRTRGPIRQRRNRRTRREPITVVDLEVEASREGNKRQRVVPVGHHLSPDWGAGSSLQSNAVQTGKEPAKEVPKEPFFTCPICWNKMEEPSTTTCGHVFCDTCIKQAIKIQKKCPTCRKGLKMNSAHRIYLPKASS, encoded by the exons ATGGGCTTGGGCTGGTCCGCCTCGTGGACTCGCCTGAAGTGGGCTTTGCTTTGCTCGGCTACCCCACTTGCCAGGGACGCTAATAATCACATAAGTCACCGGAGAGTGGACCCAATAGAAAGGAAGCAGCGCTCCCTTCTTACCCCTCAAGTTTGGTCGCGGTTTCGGGTTCCCCCCCTCCCCTCTTCGAACGAACGAACTCCGTTCGATCGAACTCGGGGTCCGATTCGGCAG AGGAGGAACAGGAGAACCAGGAGGGAACCTATAACAGTGGTTGACTTGGAGGTTGAAGCTAGCCGGGAAG GGAACAAACGCCAGAGGGTTGTACCAGTAGGACATCACCTCTCTCCAGATTGGGGAGCAGGGTCCAGCTTGCAG TCAAATGCCGTACAAACCGGCAAAGAGCCTGCCAAGGAGGTTCCCAAGGAACCATTTTTTACCTGCCCAATATGTTGGAATAAGATGGAGGAGCCTTCCACAACGACTTGTGGCCATGTCTTCTGCGACACGTGCATCAAGCAGGCCATCAAGATTCAGAAGAAATGCCCTACTTGCAGGAAGGGGCTGAAAATGAATAGCGCTCATCGTATTTACCTTCCGAAGGCTTCTAGTTAA
- the LOC136542125 gene encoding tRNA-splicing endonuclease subunit SEN54-like → MAAAAASARDRRRRSRAPAGGAAHAVGIDDGEEQHLNPFLDAAPSASSRVQFRNMASCARWVEETGAAEVVESRGNLWLTTGVTRAGKLYYNIEEIGFLAERGALILLNDKDETIGIDGIYEKLAGGNYGCSWDTFQAYKHLKSLGYIVGRFGVPWTMKHGGTCDTIAPQMNILETDQSLNRVDGVSNDITKLLKKMQIDGISPSFEVYLPNSKFKKSSPGSPCFLLCLLRGKPPSRVELEAVENNFRGIPLKYCHVDNGRVSFLSFDEVTLPSLP, encoded by the exons atggcggcggccgcggcctccGCGCGTGACCGACGGCGAAGGAGCCGTGCTCCGGCGGGTGGCGCCGCCCACGCCGTTGGAATCGATGATGGCGAGGAGCAGCACCTCAACCCCTTCCTCGACGCTGCGCCGTCCGCCTCCTCAAGGGTCCAGTTCAG GAATATGGCGTCGTGCGCGCGGTGGGTGGAGGAAACCGGCGCTGCGGAGGTGGTGGAGAGCAGGGGCAACCTGTGGCTGACCACCGGTGTCACTCGAGCCGGCAAGCTGTACTACAACATTGAGGAGATCGG GTTCTTGGCTGAAAGAGGTGCCTTGATTCTTCTCAATGATAAGGATGAAACCATAGGAATTGACGGCATCTATGAAAAGCTTGCTGGAGGAAATTATGGTTGCTCCTGGGATACCTTCCAGGCTTATAAGCACTTGAAATCACTTGGATATATTGTTGGAAGGTTTGGTGTTCCCTGGACAATGAAGCATGGTGGTACTTGTGACACCATTGCTCCCCAAATGAATATACTTGAGACTGATCAGAGCTTAAATAGAGTTGACGGAGTCTCAAATGACATAACCAAATTGCTCAAGAAAATGCAGATTGATGGGATAtctccatcttttgaagtttatCTACCAAATAGCAAGTTCAAAAAGTCATCCCCAGggtccccttgtttcctcttatGTCTATTAAG GGGTAAACCACCCTCAAGGGTTGAATTGGAAGCGGTGGAAAATAATTTCAGAGGCATCCCTCTGAAATATTGTCATGTGGATAATGGACGGGTCAGCTTTCTCTCCTTTGATGAAGTTACGCTCCCAAGCTTGCCCTGA